From Zingiber officinale cultivar Zhangliang chromosome 5B, Zo_v1.1, whole genome shotgun sequence, the proteins below share one genomic window:
- the LOC121985228 gene encoding bZIP transcription factor 39-like gives MAESSPLDLSDHPPPVFDLPCDPLAPFPYDDFDLDLVFDWDFSVDDFLQSTDNQPSHAPDDLPDPFSGCGSGNVLSSSSPPPLHHQSFDFPHESKGSHPASPFSGNSSQESGVVDKGVKVEAAKISKRKTDRVEGCFDATFNKLQRSGMTEDEEEDKKKERMMRNRESAQLSRQRKKKYVEELEDKVKSMQSMINQLNAKISYVMAENTTLRQQLGGGGGTGPAVYPPVGAIPPMHLSWLPGYGWRPQGSQVPLVPIPKLKPHQPASAKSNKTRSKTKKVASVSLLGLLLFVVVVCGLVPEIHLWYQGTRNEIDNVERRILNGSIGKVLDVSGRNEVGLSTRSTRLEKDGSRVIQVHNGGPLPSTGSNSNAARQNSSDTLPALLYVPRNGKLVKIDGNLIIHSVLAGEKAMAQAKEKCSVKESKGTSLAVAGDTMSALAVPNFEREVDRSLPDKRYGNNFKETSVDGPVSQWFREGMAGPLLNSGLCTEVFQFDISPTSSSGGIIPTTSIVNATSMDNTSENFTSAPGRQTAIKSRRMKYTEPDPLNATVPNDTQQFRKPSEGSNFGGDKPVASIVVSVLADPKEAGIGDGEGMISPKSISRIFVVVLLDSVKYVTYSCVLPFKTSVPVL, from the exons ATGGCGGAATCCTCGCCTCTCGATCTCTCCGACCATCCTCCTCCTGTGTTCGACCTGCCCTGCGATCCCCTCGCGCCTTTCCCCTACGATGATTTCGACCTCGATCTGGTCTTCGACTGGGATTTCTCCGTCGACGATTTCCTCCAATCAACTGACAACCAGCCGTCCCACGCTCCCGACGATCTGCCGGATCCGTTCTCCGGTTGTGGATCTGGGAATGTATTATCTTCCTCCTCCCCTCCCCCTCTCCATCACCAGAGCTTCGATTTTCCCCACGAGTCGAAAGGTTCCCACCCCGCCTCGCCCTTTTCGGGAAACTCGTCCCAGGAATCGGGCGTCGTGGATAAGGGCGTGAAGGTGGAGGCGGCGAAGATCTCGAAGAGGAAAACAGATCGGGTGGAAGGATGTTTTGATGCGACTTTTAACAAGTTACAGCGATCGGGCATGACGGAGGACGAGGAGGAGGATAAGAAAAAAGAGAGGATGATGCGGAATCGTGAGAGCGCACAGCTATCCAggcagagaaagaagaagtacgTCGAGGAGCTGGAGGACAAGGTTAAGTCGATGCAGTCGATGATCAATCAATTGAACGCGAAGATCTCGTATGTCATGGCTGAGAATACAACCCTGCGGCAGCAGTTGGGTGGTGGGGGCGGCACTGGCCCAGCTGTTTATCCTCCCGTTGGGGCAATCCCTCCTATGCATTTGTCCTGGCTTCCCGGGTATGGTTGGAGACCGCAAGGGTCTCAGGTCCCATTAGTTCCAATTCCGAAACTGAAGCCACATCAACCTGCATCTGCTAAATCCAACAAGACGAGGAGCAAGACTAAGAAGGTTGCTAGCGTGAGCCTTTTGGGGTTGTTGTTGTTTGTTGTTGTGGTATGTGGACTTGTGCCTGAAATACATCTCTGGTACCAAGGAACTAGAAATGAAATAGATAACGTCGAAAGAAGAATTCTTAATGGTTCTATAGGAAAGGTTCTTGACGTCAGTGGTCGTAATGAAGTTGGACTTTCCACTAGAAGTACCCGTTTGGAGAAAGATGGAAGTAGAGTAATTCAGGTACATAATGGTGGGCCATTGCCTTCCACTGGTTCAAATTCAAATGCAGCCAGACAGAATTCCAGTGATACACTACCAGCGTTGCTTTATGTGCCAAGAAATGGAAAACTTGTGAAGATCGATGGCAATTTGATAATCCATTCTGTGCTTGCTGGTGAGAAGGCAATGGCCCAAGCAAAGGAAAAATGCTCCGTCAAAGAAAGTAAAGGAACATCCTTGGCTGTTGCTGGCGATACGATGTCAGCACTGGCCGTCCCCAATTTTGAAAGGGAAGTTGATCGCTCTCTTCCTGACAAAAGATATGGCAATAACTTCAAAGAGACTTCTGTTGATGGTCCAGTGTCACAATGGTTCCGCGAAGGAATGGCAG GCCCGCTTCTAAATTCTGGACTGTGCACGGAGGTGTTCCAGTTTGATATCTCACCAACATCATCAAGTGGCGGCATTATCCCAACAACATCAATTGTAAATGCTACATCAATGGATAACACTTCTGAGAATTTCACTTCTGCACCTGGTCGTCAAACGGCAATAAAGAGTAGGAGGATGAAGTACACTGAACCAGATCCACTAAATGCAACTGTCCCGAATGACACACAGCAATTCAGAAAGCCGtccgagggaagcaactttggTGGCGACAAACCAGTTGCCTCCATTGTGGTTTCTGTACTCGCTGATCCTAAAGAAGCCGGAATTGGGGATGGTGAGGGGATGATCTCTCCAAAGTCGATATCTcgtatttttgttgtagtgcttctGGATAGTGTTAAATATGTAACATATTCATGTGTTCTGCCCTTTAAAACCTCTGTCCCTGTCTTGTAA
- the LOC121985229 gene encoding protein EFFECTOR OF TRANSCRIPTION 2-like — protein sequence MQYIICLSICQVLIGSSDWNDYSLGKDGVTRYRTHNLPANCACPGLYELGIIAAFTNEIHKTRQHALSKVVVVYLGQADNVRTRLQQYGRAGSHLDHGCSVTSSRKIEIPELKTGPGLFKEIFSMGFSIVFRWAPVSDKKEAMEMERRLLEVFDYAWNTIWNGTCRREDILKLDKGLSNSNVGFWKRLLSSKKLGIKIAPDLPLLEDESENKRGFLPQILNLVKSWLQSVKHDDKLHQDEVICGVAIGYGSICKNKPVPGRKRCSNHKGKRITGISHVTSRDNIMAEDESSASNNKLSNPLGSEFEPEIIQETRLFGEEYDTCGMICRDGSICQNMPVLGRKRCELHKGQITTQKLSTGRADRSVEGTHIYNLEFAICGVVSGDGLVCRSKPAPGRKRCGLHKGQRITTRLKSLTSTEHSSKFGDEVNICGVDIGNELVCKRKPVEGRKRCEEHKGMRIKPSKSST from the exons ATGCAATATATAATATGCTTGTCCATCTGTCAGGTTCTTATTGGATCATCTGATTGGAATGATTATTCCTTGGGCAAAGATGGGGTGACGAGATACAGAACCCACAACCTTCCTGCTAATTGTGCGTGTCCTGGACTCTATGAACTAGGGATTATTGCAGCTTTTACCAATGAAATCCATAAGACCAGGCAACATGCTTTAAGTAAAGTTGTTGTTGTGTATCTTGGCCAAGCTGATAATGTTCGAACAAGGCTGCAACAGTATGGACGTGCAGGATCTCATTTGGATCATGGATGTTCAGTTACTAGTTCAAGGAAAATTGAAATTCCTGAACTTAAAACAGGCCCTGGTTTATTTAAAGAGATCTTCTCAATGGGCTTTTCCATTGTGTTTAGATGGGCTCCA GTGAGCGACAAAAAGGAAGCAATGGAGATGGAGAGGAGGCTACTTGAAGTCTTTGATTATGCATGGAACACGATTTGGAATGGCACTTGTCGACGTGAAGACATCTTAAAGTTAGACAAGGGGTTATCCAATTCAAATGTTGGTTTCTGGAAGAGACTTTTATCTAGTAAGAAATTAGGGATCAAGATTGCTCCAGACTTGCCACTTCTTGAAGACGAATCAGAAAATAAGAGAGGTTTTCTCCCTCAAATTCTCAATCTTGTGAAATCTTGGCTCCAGTCAGTTAAACACGATGATAAACTTCATCAAGATGAAGTAATTTGTGGAGTTGCTATTGGTTATGGCTCTATTTGTAAGAACAAGCCTGTTCCAGGAAGAAAAAGGTGTTCAAATCATAAAGGAAAGAGGATTACTGGAATCAGTCATGTAACTAGCAGAGACAACATAATGGCAGAGGATGAGTCATCTGCTTCCAATAATAAACTTTCAAATCCACTTGGAAGTGAATTTGAGCCTGAAATTATTCAAGAAACACGTCTCTTTGGTGAGGAATATGATACTTGTGGCATGATATGCAGAGATGGATCAATTTGTCAGAACATGCCTGTTCTAGGAAGAAAAAGATGTGAACTGCACAAAGGGCAGATCACTACCCAAAAGTTGTCCACTGGAAGAGCTGACCGGTCTGTGGAAGGAACACATATATACAATCTGGAATTTGCTATTTGTGGAGTGGTCTCTGGTGATGGATTAGTTTGTAGGAGTAAACCGGCTCCAGGAAGAAAAAGGTGTGGATTGCACAAAGGCCAGAGGATCACTACACGGCTTAAGTCATTGACTAGCACGGAACATTCATCTAAATTTGGCGATGAAGTGAACATTTGCGGTGTGGATATTGGCAATGAGCTTGTTTGCAAGAGGAAGCCTGTTGAAGGAAGGAAAAGGTGCGAGGAGCACAAAGGAATGAGGATAAAACCCTCGAAAAGCTCAACATAA